A single window of Flagellimonas maritima DNA harbors:
- a CDS encoding NAD(P)/FAD-dependent oxidoreductase codes for MKKYDVLIVGGGIYGITAAVELAKRKHSVGLINPDTIPHHMAASTDVTKAVRMEYGSDMEYFKMVEMSIDKWHEWNDFFKEQLYHEVGFLMLCKDSIESEKHTFEKHSYQNLLNAGYEPDRLDAKSIKKRFPAVNTLEYVDANFNRKAGYADSALTVQTLADYARTLGVDIHERQTANSFEIENGVLTGVKTKEGNTFQCGHALVAAGAHTPLLLPELQPYMKSTGHPVFWLRPKNKNNFIPPKFSVFTADISNSGWYGFPFLEKQGIVKIAKHSNGTSVHPEKDDRQISDAEVADMRSFVKMTFPELMDAPLVFTRRCLYIDTLDGHFWIDNHPKIKGLSVSTGGSGHGLKMAPLLGAMAADVIEGKSHMFSKRYRWRHLSSNTNQVEEARYVIDRKL; via the coding sequence ATGAAAAAGTATGATGTCCTTATTGTAGGAGGTGGTATCTATGGGATTACTGCAGCTGTTGAATTGGCAAAGCGAAAACATAGCGTTGGCCTTATTAATCCTGACACCATCCCTCATCACATGGCAGCATCCACAGACGTGACCAAGGCCGTTAGAATGGAATATGGTTCGGATATGGAATACTTTAAGATGGTTGAAATGTCAATAGACAAATGGCATGAATGGAATGATTTTTTTAAAGAACAATTATATCACGAAGTTGGTTTTTTAATGCTTTGCAAGGATAGCATAGAAAGTGAAAAACACACTTTTGAAAAACATAGCTATCAAAATTTGCTGAATGCGGGATACGAACCAGATCGTTTGGACGCGAAAAGTATTAAAAAACGGTTTCCAGCAGTAAACACATTGGAATATGTAGATGCAAACTTCAACAGAAAAGCAGGTTACGCGGATTCTGCATTAACAGTTCAAACCTTAGCAGATTATGCAAGGACTTTGGGTGTCGATATCCATGAACGGCAAACCGCAAATAGCTTTGAAATCGAGAACGGTGTATTGACAGGGGTAAAAACCAAGGAGGGGAACACTTTTCAATGTGGTCATGCACTGGTCGCTGCTGGGGCGCACACCCCATTGTTACTGCCAGAACTACAGCCTTACATGAAATCGACAGGGCATCCCGTATTCTGGCTCAGACCCAAAAATAAAAATAACTTTATTCCTCCAAAATTCTCTGTGTTCACTGCCGATATTTCCAATTCTGGGTGGTATGGATTTCCATTTTTGGAAAAGCAGGGTATCGTCAAAATTGCTAAACATTCCAACGGAACCTCGGTGCATCCCGAAAAAGATGATCGCCAAATTAGTGATGCAGAAGTAGCGGATATGCGCTCTTTTGTTAAAATGACATTCCCAGAGTTGATGGATGCCCCACTGGTCTTTACAAGAAGGTGTCTTTACATAGATACTCTCGATGGACATTTTTGGATTGATAACCATCCTAAAATAAAAGGATTGTCGGTCAGTACCGGAGGAAGTGGACATGGATTAAAAATGGCCCCGCTATTGGGAGCTATGGCCGCAGATGTTATAGAGGGAAAATCCCATATGTTCTCCAAAAGATATAGGTGGAGGCATCTTTCGAGCAATACAAACCAAGTAGAAGAGGCAAGATATGTAATCGACAGAAAATTATAA
- a CDS encoding TonB-dependent receptor produces MKNYLSNTKIKWPIKVCLLCFAMLCFANAKAATCEQNDMVTASFKNVELKKVFDEIAEKSGYNFFYEASEINIKKRVSIDVANICIDDFLQELFADMDLNHQIVAKQIVIKQREVKKDIPKVKKIKNDVIEVLQTTVGGTILDDNGVPLLGATIGVKGTNVGTITDFDGNFEMVVPEGGTTLVASYIGFRTKEVQIGNQTSFTITLEPDAAKLDEVIVVGYGTLAKKRVTGSVISISSESIVEVPALSPEAAIIGQVAGVQVQEVSGEPGAAPNIRVRGSGSISAGNDPLFVIDGIPISRNLTTSSIGGVSRRRASFQPPPVNPLATLNPNDIESIQVLKDASAAAIYGSRGGNGVLLITTKKGSATDEGKFSFDSFFSLQTVANKIDLMNSRELIDFTRDARNNNYLSSVEGASINDPIGDGDRGDVNFEMPESFINWDGTDTDWQDLIFKTGTTQSYNFSYASPIQNKTSFFASASYFTQEGILEKSNFDRYNLLLNLNSQLTDKLNLDLRVAPTITENQRVPASAPYFARPPGIVYSALVHSPTVAPFNPDGTVNQLNNQSYLGGGTTTASNPLAITNAIEDEIFQFQTRASLALSYEILPELTFKTFGGTYLNLFNQDFFRNNTLLYRTATEGESYAQATSSTEVNWVWENTLNWEKEFGNHFLNAVLGYTAQKDNITIKEVLADNFPDDLVPTISGGQVFAGNAIKEQWTLASALFRMNYSFKDKYLFTGTIRSDKSSRFGSNNQTGYFPSFSAGWRLNEEDFFQSIEAISELKLRFSWGETGNFEIPNYGAIGLLSPDNYNLGGNEINGLIQSTIPNPELTWERSQQTNIGLELGLWDNRIFLLADYYTTKTSDLLLNVSISAVSGFQTTLQNLGEVENSGFEIALRTKNFVGDFSWDTEFNFSTNKNEVLSLNENNEPIFSAGSAGIRHVTRVGDPIGSYFGYVVDGIYQNQAEIDAAPVDTQAPDPSPGDFRFRDVNGDGEITPDDRTVTGSYFPDITWGINNRLSFKGIDFSFLIQGVEGNEILNLTSRHLKNGEANFNSYAVFNNRWRSESEPGNGNIPRADRQTGNHGNNNRPSSFQVEDGSFIRLRNITLGYSIPTKKIFGDSIDRLRFYVTGTNLFTITDYLGYNPEVSNISTNSLTPGEDYGAYPLTKSITMGVNLTF; encoded by the coding sequence ATGAAAAATTATTTATCTAATACCAAAATTAAATGGCCGATCAAAGTTTGTCTGCTTTGTTTTGCCATGCTTTGTTTTGCAAATGCAAAAGCAGCTACATGCGAACAAAATGACATGGTTACTGCTAGTTTTAAAAATGTTGAATTAAAAAAAGTCTTTGATGAAATAGCTGAAAAAAGTGGTTACAACTTTTTCTATGAGGCTTCAGAAATCAATATAAAGAAACGAGTTTCCATAGATGTGGCTAATATTTGTATCGATGACTTCCTTCAAGAATTGTTTGCCGATATGGATTTAAACCACCAAATCGTGGCCAAACAAATTGTTATTAAACAAAGAGAGGTCAAAAAAGATATTCCAAAAGTCAAAAAAATAAAGAACGACGTAATTGAGGTACTACAAACCACAGTAGGCGGTACAATTTTAGATGACAATGGCGTTCCGTTATTGGGTGCCACCATTGGAGTCAAAGGTACCAACGTCGGTACTATCACCGATTTTGATGGAAACTTTGAAATGGTTGTTCCTGAAGGTGGCACGACCTTAGTGGCATCATATATAGGTTTTAGAACCAAAGAAGTTCAAATAGGAAATCAGACTTCCTTCACCATAACTTTAGAACCAGACGCAGCTAAATTGGATGAAGTAATTGTGGTCGGTTATGGTACTTTAGCAAAAAAGAGAGTGACTGGATCTGTTATTTCAATCAGTTCCGAATCAATTGTTGAAGTACCGGCGTTGTCCCCTGAAGCCGCTATAATAGGTCAAGTAGCGGGTGTTCAGGTTCAAGAAGTATCTGGAGAACCTGGGGCCGCCCCAAATATTAGGGTTAGAGGTTCAGGTTCTATTTCGGCGGGTAACGATCCATTATTTGTTATTGATGGTATTCCAATATCCAGAAATCTTACTACCTCAAGTATAGGTGGTGTATCAAGAAGGCGTGCAAGCTTTCAACCGCCCCCGGTCAATCCTTTGGCTACATTAAATCCAAATGATATCGAATCCATTCAAGTATTGAAAGATGCTTCGGCAGCAGCAATCTATGGTTCTCGAGGCGGAAATGGAGTACTGTTGATTACAACTAAGAAAGGTTCGGCAACTGACGAAGGGAAATTTTCTTTCGACTCATTTTTTAGTCTTCAAACCGTAGCAAATAAAATTGATTTGATGAATTCACGAGAACTTATCGATTTTACGAGGGATGCCAGGAACAATAATTACCTATCATCAGTTGAAGGGGCATCAATCAATGACCCTATTGGAGATGGAGATCGAGGAGATGTCAATTTTGAAATGCCTGAATCCTTTATCAATTGGGACGGCACCGATACCGATTGGCAGGATTTGATCTTTAAAACTGGAACAACACAGAGTTATAATTTTTCATATGCCTCACCAATTCAAAACAAGACCAGTTTTTTTGCATCGGCCAGCTATTTTACCCAAGAAGGAATTTTGGAGAAATCGAACTTTGATAGATATAATTTATTATTAAATCTGAATTCACAATTGACCGATAAATTAAATCTTGATTTAAGAGTTGCGCCAACTATTACTGAAAACCAAAGAGTTCCAGCTTCAGCACCCTATTTTGCGAGACCTCCTGGTATTGTCTATTCAGCACTTGTACATTCGCCAACTGTTGCTCCTTTTAATCCAGACGGTACTGTCAACCAACTGAACAACCAATCTTATTTGGGCGGAGGTACCACTACAGCAAGCAACCCTTTGGCGATTACGAATGCAATTGAAGATGAAATCTTTCAATTTCAGACCAGGGCTTCATTGGCACTGTCCTATGAGATTTTGCCCGAGCTTACTTTTAAGACATTTGGAGGCACCTATTTAAATTTGTTCAACCAAGATTTCTTTAGGAACAATACACTGTTGTACAGAACTGCAACAGAAGGTGAATCCTATGCGCAGGCGACATCCTCAACAGAAGTAAATTGGGTGTGGGAGAACACGTTAAATTGGGAAAAAGAGTTTGGAAATCATTTTTTGAATGCAGTGCTTGGATATACTGCACAAAAAGACAATATTACCATCAAAGAAGTTTTAGCGGATAATTTTCCTGACGATTTAGTTCCAACTATCAGTGGAGGACAAGTTTTTGCAGGTAACGCAATCAAAGAGCAATGGACTTTGGCTTCCGCATTGTTTAGAATGAATTATAGCTTTAAGGATAAATATCTTTTTACGGGAACTATTAGATCTGATAAATCTTCCCGTTTTGGATCCAACAATCAAACTGGTTATTTTCCATCTTTTTCTGCGGGTTGGCGTTTAAACGAAGAGGATTTCTTTCAATCAATAGAAGCAATTTCAGAGCTTAAACTAAGATTTAGTTGGGGGGAAACCGGAAACTTTGAAATACCAAATTACGGAGCAATAGGATTACTTTCTCCTGACAATTATAATCTTGGTGGCAATGAAATCAATGGATTGATACAATCCACGATTCCCAATCCGGAATTGACATGGGAAAGGTCACAGCAAACCAATATAGGACTTGAGTTGGGTTTATGGGACAACAGAATATTTCTTTTGGCCGATTATTACACGACAAAGACCTCAGATTTGTTATTAAATGTTAGTATTTCTGCTGTCTCAGGTTTCCAGACCACATTACAGAATTTGGGAGAAGTTGAGAATAGCGGTTTTGAAATAGCATTGCGAACGAAAAACTTTGTGGGTGATTTCTCCTGGGATACGGAATTCAATTTTTCTACCAATAAAAATGAAGTTTTGTCATTGAATGAGAATAACGAGCCCATTTTCTCGGCAGGTAGTGCAGGGATACGACATGTTACAAGGGTTGGTGACCCAATCGGTAGTTATTTTGGTTACGTGGTAGATGGGATTTATCAAAATCAGGCAGAGATAGATGCTGCCCCAGTAGATACACAAGCTCCTGATCCATCTCCTGGAGACTTTAGGTTTAGGGACGTTAATGGAGACGGGGAAATAACTCCAGATGATAGAACCGTTACTGGAAGTTACTTTCCAGATATAACATGGGGTATCAATAATAGGTTGAGCTTTAAAGGAATCGATTTTAGCTTTTTAATTCAAGGTGTGGAAGGTAATGAGATTTTGAACCTTACATCAAGACACCTAAAAAATGGGGAGGCTAACTTTAATTCGTATGCAGTATTCAACAATAGATGGAGGTCAGAATCGGAACCTGGCAACGGAAACATTCCAAGAGCGGATAGGCAAACAGGAAATCATGGTAACAATAATAGACCTTCTTCCTTTCAGGTGGAGGATGGTTCGTTTATTCGATTGCGGAATATTACTTTAGGCTATTCTATACCAACGAAAAAAATCTTTGGAGATAGTATAGATAGGTTAAGATTTTACGTTACAGGCACCAACCTGTTTACTATTACCGATTATTTAGGATATAATCCAGAAGTCAGCAATATTTCTACCAATAGTCTAACGCCTGGTGAAGATTATGGAGCTTATCCCTTGACAAAGTCGATTACCATGGGCGTCAATCTAACTTTTTAA
- a CDS encoding sodium-dependent transporter, with protein MSKNQWSNKFSFIITTSAFAIGLGNIWRFPYIAGEGGGAAFILVYLILMFLVGIPILTIEMALGRMSKTTILIGFEKLAKKYQWNSIGWLGTITCILIMGFYIMIMAWIVIYLWECFSGKISKLSIPEITGHFDVVASNLSIVITVILTIMLAVFFVVRQGLKNGLERYSKGMMFGLIILMIGLCVWAATLDGAAEGYHWLLSPDFSKINFRIIMSALGQLFFSVGVGMAVAFVFGSYTHKNENLIKSTIWIIIADTFFAFLAGLMLFPAIFSFNLQPDSGPNLIFVTMATVFNQLEYGWAIGTLFFLLLFLAGFTSLISCVQGLKDTFKDKYSLSDTIALLVVISCITAIAILAVFSYSDNPFLIFGKTVFETLDYTTSTLLLPLSGLLIVVFAGHIVGFDRLKSHLITGLEKITIKAYWKVVLLWILPFSLLIILINGLLNT; from the coding sequence ATGTCCAAAAATCAATGGAGCAATAAGTTTTCATTTATCATCACAACCTCTGCTTTTGCAATTGGTCTGGGAAACATTTGGAGGTTTCCTTACATAGCTGGTGAAGGAGGTGGAGCTGCTTTCATATTGGTATATCTTATTTTAATGTTCTTGGTAGGAATTCCTATTTTGACCATAGAAATGGCTTTGGGCCGTATGTCCAAAACAACCATTCTTATTGGTTTTGAAAAACTAGCAAAGAAATACCAATGGAACAGTATAGGTTGGCTGGGTACAATTACCTGTATTTTAATCATGGGGTTCTACATCATGATTATGGCATGGATCGTAATCTATCTATGGGAATGTTTTTCAGGTAAAATTTCAAAATTATCGATTCCAGAAATTACAGGGCATTTTGATGTTGTTGCTTCAAACTTGTCCATCGTTATTACAGTAATTCTCACAATCATGCTTGCCGTATTTTTTGTTGTACGGCAAGGCCTAAAAAATGGCTTGGAACGCTATTCCAAAGGAATGATGTTCGGATTGATTATCCTTATGATAGGTTTATGCGTTTGGGCCGCTACTTTGGATGGTGCAGCTGAAGGTTATCATTGGCTTTTGTCGCCAGACTTCTCAAAAATCAATTTTCGAATAATCATGAGCGCTTTAGGGCAGCTTTTCTTTTCAGTGGGAGTTGGCATGGCAGTAGCATTTGTATTTGGGAGTTATACCCATAAAAATGAGAATCTTATAAAAAGTACTATATGGATTATTATAGCAGATACATTTTTTGCATTCCTTGCAGGGCTTATGCTCTTTCCGGCCATTTTCAGTTTTAATCTTCAACCAGATTCGGGACCTAACTTAATATTTGTTACGATGGCAACTGTTTTCAATCAATTGGAATATGGGTGGGCCATAGGCACATTATTCTTTTTGCTATTGTTTTTGGCCGGATTTACTTCACTAATCTCATGCGTACAAGGCTTAAAAGATACGTTCAAAGATAAATATTCCTTATCAGATACGATTGCTCTATTAGTTGTGATTTCTTGTATCACAGCAATAGCGATACTGGCAGTTTTTTCTTATTCGGATAATCCATTCCTGATATTTGGGAAAACAGTTTTTGAAACTTTGGATTATACAACGAGCACCCTATTATTACCGTTGAGCGGATTGCTTATAGTTGTATTCGCAGGTCACATTGTTGGTTTTGATAGACTAAAATCACATCTCATTACCGGATTGGAAAAGATAACGATCAAGGCATATTGGAAAGTTGTCCTGCTTTGGATATTACCTTTTTCATTACTTATCATTCTAATAAATGGTCTTTTGAACACCTAG
- a CDS encoding RNA polymerase sigma factor — MEKNKYYNKKILLGDLKNGVMPAFTHVFNSYFNELNSYISVICGNQVLAQEIVQQTFIKFWDRRKKLVIKDNIKRYLFKMAYNLYKDSQKRNLKELSLMKELQYNAMMNVIEKDSEETERRLKLLHQEIEKLPKKCKTVFLLAKKGGLEYKEIALKLNISVKTVEVHISKAMLRLKNTLNEQ; from the coding sequence ATGGAAAAGAACAAGTACTACAACAAAAAAATACTTTTAGGAGATTTAAAAAACGGAGTAATGCCTGCTTTTACACATGTTTTCAACTCTTATTTTAACGAATTGAACAGTTACATTTCTGTTATCTGTGGCAACCAGGTTTTGGCCCAAGAAATTGTTCAGCAAACCTTTATCAAGTTTTGGGATCGGCGCAAAAAATTGGTCATTAAAGACAATATTAAGCGGTACTTGTTCAAAATGGCCTACAATCTCTACAAAGACTCACAGAAAAGGAATTTAAAGGAGCTAAGTTTAATGAAAGAGTTGCAGTATAACGCAATGATGAATGTTATAGAGAAAGATTCCGAAGAGACAGAGCGAAGACTGAAACTACTTCATCAAGAAATTGAAAAACTTCCTAAAAAATGTAAAACAGTTTTTTTGCTTGCGAAAAAAGGAGGACTTGAATACAAAGAAATTGCTCTGAAATTGAATATTTCCGTAAAAACTGTTGAAGTCCACATATCAAAAGCTATGCTTCGATTAAAGAATACTCTTAACGAACAATAG
- a CDS encoding nuclear transport factor 2 family protein, with protein MRAGKIIHRFMAAYNERDLEKFLGFMHPEFTSCLFESQHCLCSGIEDARKVYGRRFGKNKQLFVTTLNRIINDNIVVESQIIEGFDDNKTIHAIAIFELQNDKVKRASFVRREILTKDNISVLE; from the coding sequence ATGAGAGCAGGTAAAATTATACATAGGTTCATGGCTGCCTACAACGAAAGGGATTTGGAAAAATTCTTGGGATTCATGCATCCTGAGTTTACATCTTGCCTATTTGAATCGCAACATTGCCTATGCTCAGGTATCGAAGATGCCAGAAAAGTATACGGCAGAAGATTTGGCAAAAACAAACAACTTTTTGTGACCACTTTAAATAGAATTATCAATGATAATATAGTTGTTGAATCACAGATCATTGAAGGTTTTGACGATAATAAAACCATACATGCGATTGCAATTTTTGAACTTCAAAATGACAAAGTAAAACGAGCATCTTTTGTGAGAAGGGAAATTTTAACCAAAGACAATATCTCCGTTTTGGAATAA
- the argE gene encoding acetylornithine deacetylase, whose product MNNTISILKDLISFSVIGGQSNLPIAEYIVNILKANNIEYHKVFNTTGDKMSIHCRIGPEVDGGIILSGHMDVVTIEGQPWTKPGFSLTHIGDKLYGRGTSDMKGFLACCLAMIPHFKKNVLKKPIYLAFSYDEEVGCLATNELLLSVKSQYREKPRFAIVGEPTSMQTVNLEKGAAFFKTSVYSRAAHSSEVRKSISAIEEATYLIQCLLAKMDQFIEQRNFDERFEPPYTTLHIGTIKGGTSVNIIADQCEFEWDVRNIPSNTIQKILDSFEAFYKKRIDQKQKTFPEFNIKTKAQFPIVPSLHTPKSSEVVKLVNSFTENTSTNAVSFASEAGYFSQAGFETVVCGPGSMAQGHQADEYIELDQLKKCIKFLERVADWSKIKNKAKDNYEKV is encoded by the coding sequence ATGAATAACACCATATCAATCCTAAAGGATTTGATTTCATTTTCGGTCATTGGGGGCCAAAGCAATCTGCCTATTGCTGAATATATTGTTAACATATTGAAAGCGAATAATATTGAATATCATAAAGTATTTAATACTACTGGAGATAAAATGAGTATTCACTGTCGCATTGGACCAGAAGTGGATGGAGGAATCATTTTATCCGGACATATGGATGTCGTTACTATAGAGGGCCAACCTTGGACGAAACCTGGTTTTTCATTGACCCATATCGGAGACAAACTTTACGGTAGAGGTACTTCTGATATGAAAGGTTTCTTGGCATGCTGCCTAGCTATGATTCCCCATTTTAAAAAAAATGTTTTAAAAAAACCTATCTATCTGGCATTTTCATATGATGAGGAAGTTGGCTGTTTGGCTACTAATGAGCTACTCTTATCAGTTAAATCACAATACAGGGAAAAGCCGCGTTTTGCTATTGTCGGTGAACCTACATCCATGCAAACCGTAAATCTTGAAAAAGGAGCTGCATTTTTTAAGACTTCGGTTTATAGCAGGGCCGCGCACAGCTCTGAGGTAAGAAAAAGTATCAGCGCCATTGAAGAAGCCACTTATTTAATTCAATGTCTATTGGCAAAAATGGACCAATTTATTGAACAACGAAATTTTGATGAACGCTTTGAGCCTCCATATACGACCCTTCATATAGGCACTATCAAGGGGGGGACTTCGGTCAATATCATTGCTGATCAATGTGAGTTTGAATGGGATGTCAGAAACATTCCGTCCAATACCATACAAAAGATTCTAGACTCTTTTGAAGCATTCTACAAAAAGCGTATCGATCAAAAGCAAAAAACATTTCCTGAATTTAACATAAAGACAAAAGCACAATTTCCAATAGTTCCAAGTCTTCATACCCCAAAAAGTTCAGAAGTAGTAAAACTTGTAAATTCTTTTACTGAAAACACGTCAACCAATGCGGTTTCTTTTGCTTCCGAAGCTGGCTATTTTTCACAAGCTGGTTTTGAAACCGTGGTCTGCGGACCGGGCAGCATGGCTCAGGGACATCAAGCAGACGAATATATTGAATTGGACCAATTAAAAAAGTGTATCAAATTTTTGGAAAGGGTTGCCGACTGGAGTAAAATAAAAAATAAAGCAAAAGATAACTATGAAAAAGTATGA
- a CDS encoding MurR/RpiR family transcriptional regulator, producing MNDIDLSKLSKKRRLIIQYALDYPDKVVLMRMEELGDKLGVNPATIVKACKAIGLNGFYELKELLKDEVQLTRVDSIFSGMIKEVRAHTNPQKVAQDAILGDIMMLQKTYDTIDFEVIEKIANAIITSKQTYIIGLGHIGLVANYMERICRSAVPQIHASTEYHGELFLNMAHFSKDDVVLAICLDKCQNQTIKALKCARLEKKSTTISIVDSDLSPLIEYSDLHITINSSNSFYFGSMVGAYCIVNAIFYSIANILKPETVSRFKFFRAMSEKDNVYKI from the coding sequence ATGAACGATATAGACTTATCCAAACTTTCAAAAAAAAGAAGGTTAATTATCCAGTATGCTTTGGATTATCCAGATAAAGTCGTGCTGATGCGAATGGAGGAGTTAGGGGATAAGCTGGGGGTAAATCCAGCAACCATTGTAAAAGCTTGTAAAGCTATTGGTCTTAACGGTTTTTATGAATTGAAAGAACTTCTAAAAGATGAAGTTCAACTAACAAGGGTAGATTCTATTTTCAGTGGAATGATCAAGGAAGTTCGTGCTCATACCAATCCACAGAAGGTAGCACAAGATGCTATATTGGGAGATATAATGATGCTTCAAAAAACGTATGACACCATTGATTTTGAAGTAATTGAAAAAATTGCTAATGCCATAATAACTTCAAAACAGACATACATTATCGGATTGGGTCATATTGGTTTGGTAGCTAACTATATGGAGCGGATATGTAGATCGGCAGTTCCCCAAATACACGCAAGTACTGAATACCACGGAGAACTTTTTTTAAATATGGCCCATTTCTCTAAAGATGATGTTGTATTGGCCATTTGCTTGGATAAATGCCAGAACCAGACCATCAAAGCACTAAAATGTGCACGATTGGAGAAAAAATCGACCACTATTTCTATAGTTGATAGTGATTTGTCACCATTGATTGAATATAGTGACCTTCATATTACGATCAACAGTTCCAACAGTTTTTATTTTGGTAGTATGGTGGGGGCATATTGTATTGTGAATGCTATTTTTTACAGCATTGCCAATATTTTAAAACCCGAGACAGTCTCACGGTTTAAATTCTTTAGAGCAATGTCCGAAAAAGATAATGTCTATAAAATATAA
- a CDS encoding FecR family protein: MKNHSNIDIVISKFLDDHATEDEKTFLIEWIKDSENRAYLEDYLKTEIWVKYSFNSSIIEKQLSVLSIVTKPKKKKARSSFIKYAAIFIGILTSTALFYLFSDQSENHGMDESMITLEINNGTSRFISLEDYKNFNFDDNSAVLNDNESLKYESKKDYDQKTSTPEHHTIHVPNGKTFQVQLADGSQIHINSGSKLSYPKNFNGFKSRQVSLIGEAYFKIAKSSVPFLVNVDGLSTKVLGTEFNVSAYKNETFKEITLVEGSVEVFNNDPGDVYTSSKIMVPNQRVLKKDNSTGLTIDEVDIKNYTAWMEGIMVFEKENINIILRKLERRFNIDIDNNYKKLDELSYSGRFKNENIEDILKTMQAHTSFSYSMEGNTLTIDNP; encoded by the coding sequence TTGAAGAACCACAGTAATATAGATATCGTCATTTCAAAATTTCTTGATGACCATGCAACGGAAGATGAGAAGACTTTTCTTATTGAATGGATAAAGGATTCTGAAAACAGGGCATATTTAGAAGATTACTTAAAAACTGAAATCTGGGTTAAGTATAGTTTTAATTCATCAATTATTGAGAAACAGCTTTCCGTTCTATCTATTGTTACTAAGCCAAAAAAGAAAAAGGCTCGCTCCAGTTTTATAAAATACGCAGCTATTTTTATTGGAATCTTGACTTCAACAGCATTGTTCTATTTGTTTAGCGACCAATCTGAAAATCATGGGATGGACGAATCCATGATAACGCTTGAAATAAATAATGGCACATCAAGATTTATTTCTCTCGAGGATTATAAGAATTTCAATTTTGACGATAACTCAGCCGTTTTAAACGATAACGAATCGCTGAAGTATGAATCCAAAAAGGATTATGATCAAAAAACCAGTACTCCGGAACATCATACCATCCATGTACCAAATGGTAAAACTTTTCAAGTTCAATTGGCCGATGGATCGCAAATACATATCAACTCAGGATCAAAACTTAGTTATCCAAAAAATTTTAATGGCTTCAAATCAAGACAGGTGTCGCTTATTGGAGAGGCGTATTTTAAAATTGCCAAGTCCAGCGTTCCATTTCTTGTAAATGTAGACGGCCTATCAACCAAAGTTTTGGGAACAGAATTCAATGTTTCCGCCTATAAAAATGAAACATTCAAGGAAATCACGCTTGTTGAAGGATCGGTCGAGGTCTTTAATAATGACCCAGGGGACGTCTATACATCATCAAAAATTATGGTTCCCAATCAAAGAGTTCTTAAAAAGGATAACAGTACCGGATTGACCATTGACGAAGTGGACATAAAAAATTACACCGCTTGGATGGAGGGCATCATGGTGTTTGAAAAAGAGAACATCAATATCATATTGAGAAAATTGGAACGACGGTTCAATATTGATATTGATAATAACTACAAAAAATTAGATGAATTGAGCTATAGCGGAAGATTCAAAAATGAAAATATAGAAGATATTCTAAAGACTATGCAAGCGCATACCAGCTTTTCATATTCAATGGAAGGAAATACACTGACAATCGATAACCCTTAA